CAGTCATTAGGGAAATACCTCAGCCTCTGCCAAGTTCACTGCAGCCGCATCCTTTGTGGATAGTTGGGGTTGCTGACCGGCTGCCAGCGGCCAATCAATTGCGATCGCCGGATCATCCCAGCGCAGCGATCGCTCGTACGTTGGTGCGTAGTAATCCGTGGTTTTGTAAAGCACTTCTGCTACCGGTGATAGCACCAGAAAACCATGGGCAAATCCAGGTGGTACCCAAAGCTGTCGTTGATTCTCAGCTGAGAGTTTCTCCCCCACCCACTGACCAAATTGGGGTGAGCTGCGGCGCAGGTCAACAGCGACATCAAAAATCTCACCAACTACACAGCGCACAAGCTTTCCTTGAGCTTGCTGAATCTGATAGTGCAGCCCTCGCAACACCCCTTGCTGCGATCGCGAATGATTGTCCTGCACAAAAGTCACATCCAGCCCAGTCAATGCAGTAAACGTTTGTGCGTTGAAGCTTTCTAGGAAAAAACCGCGATCGTCCCCAAAGACCTTGGGCTCCAGAAGGCACACATCAGTCAGCGCAGTGGGGTAAATCTGCATTGTTTCCTTTCGGCGCGATCGTTGGCGACTATACCACTCCTTCCACTCATCCTCAGAGTGCTGGCAGACTAGACTTGGCCAGTTAGCGGCAGCAGCAAATGGCTCTCATCATTGAGTTGCCAACTTTAACTGCGATCGCCTGATTCTTCTAGCCCTGCAATGGACACGACTTTCAGCGAATCCACCAGCCAGTAAGCCCTAGCGAATATCCTCAATCATGAGTCACCGCTGGTGAGAAGCTCTCATACTCTAATCAAAGAGTAATTGGGCGATCTCAAACATTCACTCCCGATACTTGAAGAGTAGTGAGTTCATTTAGATATGACTGAACGACTCTTAA
The sequence above is a segment of the Synechococcus elongatus PCC 11801 genome. Coding sequences within it:
- the rfbC gene encoding dTDP-4-dehydrorhamnose 3,5-epimerase, with the translated sequence MQIYPTALTDVCLLEPKVFGDDRGFFLESFNAQTFTALTGLDVTFVQDNHSRSQQGVLRGLHYQIQQAQGKLVRCVVGEIFDVAVDLRRSSPQFGQWVGEKLSAENQRQLWVPPGFAHGFLVLSPVAEVLYKTTDYYAPTYERSLRWDDPAIAIDWPLAAGQQPQLSTKDAAAVNLAEAEVFP